Proteins from a genomic interval of Solidesulfovibrio sp.:
- a CDS encoding MoaD/ThiS family protein, whose translation MPIELRCFATLAPLTPGNANALPIAPGETVSALIDRLGIPRDEVKIVFVNGSSAPLDRVLADGDRVGIFPPVGGG comes from the coding sequence ATGCCCATCGAACTGCGCTGCTTCGCCACCCTGGCCCCCCTGACCCCAGGCAACGCCAACGCCCTCCCCATCGCCCCCGGGGAAACCGTAAGCGCCTTGATCGACCGCCTGGGCATCCCCCGCGACGAAGTCAAAATCGTCTTTGTCAACGGTTCGTCCGCCCCCCTCGACCGGGTGCTGGCCGACGGCGACCGGGTCGGCATCTTTCCGCCCGTGGGCGGCGGCTAG
- a CDS encoding transporter substrate-binding domain-containing protein — protein sequence MRNALGYVAVTVFFLVGGAMALLYVRSGGRAPSPVWAGGEIRVGYSIEAPYAYRTPTGDVAGAGPEVAKVVLGQAGIGPIRWVLLDFQEAFGALADGRIDMIANGLFITPERARRMRFSRPYSRTRQGLLVRRGNPLDLHAYGDAARHPTAVVAVLDGSVEQQALSRLGLPFDRLFVVPNPADGLAAVRAGRADGLALSAPTVSSLAGEAAGEVEPASPFAQEPGAPEGESAFAFRQEDRVLAGRVDTALGEFLGTPRYREDMARLGFDAVAPPGGGR from the coding sequence ATGCGAAATGCCCTGGGATATGTCGCGGTCACGGTTTTCTTCCTCGTCGGCGGGGCCATGGCCCTGTTGTATGTGCGTTCGGGCGGGCGGGCGCCGTCCCCGGTCTGGGCGGGCGGGGAAATCCGCGTGGGCTATTCCATCGAAGCACCCTACGCGTACCGCACCCCGACGGGAGATGTGGCCGGCGCCGGGCCGGAAGTGGCCAAGGTCGTGCTCGGCCAGGCCGGCATCGGCCCCATCCGTTGGGTGCTCCTGGATTTCCAGGAGGCTTTCGGCGCCCTGGCGGACGGGCGCATCGACATGATCGCCAACGGGCTTTTCATCACCCCCGAGCGGGCCCGGCGCATGCGTTTTTCCCGGCCCTACAGCCGGACCAGGCAGGGGCTGCTGGTGCGCCGGGGCAACCCCCTCGACCTGCATGCCTACGGCGATGCCGCCAGGCATCCCACGGCCGTGGTGGCGGTGCTCGACGGTTCGGTGGAGCAACAGGCGCTCTCGCGCCTGGGCCTGCCGTTTGACCGTCTGTTCGTGGTGCCCAACCCGGCCGACGGCCTGGCCGCCGTGCGCGCCGGCCGGGCCGACGGCCTGGCCCTTTCCGCGCCCACCGTGTCCAGCCTCGCGGGCGAGGCTGCGGGAGAGGTCGAGCCGGCTTCCCCGTTCGCCCAGGAGCCGGGCGCCCCGGAAGGGGAAAGCGCCTTCGCCTTCCGCCAGGAGGACCGGGTGCTTGCCGGGCGCGTGGATACGGCCCTCGGGGAGTTTCTCGGCACGCCCCGGTACCGTGAAGACATGGCGCGGCTGGGCTTCGATGCCGTGGCGCCGCCCGGCGGAGGCCGGTGA